Proteins encoded within one genomic window of Bradyrhizobium sp. CB1717:
- a CDS encoding class I SAM-dependent methyltransferase, translating into MKARSRIPLTTGWDHAVQVMSREIRSIKDPGKVLEILEAGCGQKWDLDIGDGGYVLTGIDLDPEALRIRRDETKDLHEAILGDLRTADFGERTFDVIFNCFVLEHVSGAQQVLEKFNRWVKPGGLIIIVIPDPYSAFGFTSRMTPHWFHVLFYRLIRGSKNAGKPGYAPYRVTYDKVVSREGIRAFCGQNGLVLAAEYGYSGTLTNKSLRQNLVEAYKKTLHVLSLGRLSSDYDDIILMIRKPDLPARADLQVGAATPA; encoded by the coding sequence ATGAAAGCACGAAGCCGAATTCCGCTGACGACCGGTTGGGATCACGCGGTGCAGGTGATGTCCCGGGAGATTCGCTCGATCAAGGATCCCGGCAAGGTTCTTGAGATCCTCGAAGCTGGTTGCGGCCAGAAGTGGGATCTCGACATCGGCGATGGCGGCTATGTGCTGACCGGCATCGACCTCGACCCCGAAGCCCTTCGCATCCGGCGCGACGAAACGAAGGACCTCCACGAAGCGATCCTCGGGGATCTGCGCACAGCTGATTTCGGTGAGCGGACCTTCGACGTGATCTTCAACTGCTTTGTCCTGGAGCACGTGTCGGGGGCGCAGCAGGTCCTGGAGAAATTCAACAGATGGGTGAAACCGGGCGGGCTGATCATCATCGTGATCCCCGATCCCTATTCTGCATTCGGCTTCACCTCCAGGATGACGCCGCACTGGTTTCACGTGCTCTTCTATCGTCTGATCCGCGGATCGAAGAACGCCGGCAAGCCAGGCTACGCCCCCTACCGCGTCACCTACGATAAGGTGGTGTCGCGCGAAGGCATTCGGGCCTTCTGCGGACAGAACGGACTGGTCCTGGCCGCCGAATATGGGTATTCAGGCACCCTGACTAACAAGAGCCTTAGACAGAACTTGGTGGAAGCCTACAAGAAGACGCTTCACGTCCTGTCTCTCGGCCGCCTGAGCTCCGATTACGACGACATCATCTTGATGATCCGCAAACCGGATCTCCCCGCGAGGGCTGACCTGCAGGTCGGCGCCGCCACTCCCGCCTGA
- the asnB gene encoding asparagine synthase (glutamine-hydrolyzing) produces the protein MCGICGQFNFGSGAPVSASTIEAMMGTIIHRGPDDAGQHLDGNLGLGFRRLAIIDLSPAGHQPMFDQAQTVWVVFNGEIYNYQQLRRELQGHGHVFRSNCDTEVIVHGYKQWGDAVLNRFNGMFGLAIWDVKKRRLLLARDPMGIKPVYYAIHNGSLAFGSEIRPVRIALGEPPGIDPEAVALFLRYRYTPAPRTIFKGIHKLAAGEKLVAENGQVHVSRYYQFAPVPFAPQPRPEEAAEKLIELYKAAMKRHLISDVPLGLLLSGGLDSGLLLALMSFYGRDWHTFSVGYGSSFADDELEDAAKTARTYGAKHNTVRLTRETFEDVLPRVVNVLEEPVASSSIVPMYFVCQRARENVKVALIGQGPDELFGGYTRHLGVHYGATWRALPGWLQTPSAALARALPRNDTVKRGLYSLHEPDRLRRFQQVFSLVSDNAMQGLFRPELIADGEATVAARCWEEYRPAFENLDDLNAFQLLELRSSLPDELLMYGDKLSMAHALEVRVPYLDREVAEHVQQLGASFKVRHGVRKWLHREVSKRLLSSEIVHRKKRGFAVNVVDGWLRQSLDGRIRQYLADPQSQVYRFLEPAAVQSMLRDHAAGRADHHKILFSVVLLEQWIRIARERDVNILCINRRNALNESPSGVAASSSPAST, from the coding sequence GTGTGTGGCATTTGCGGGCAGTTTAACTTCGGCAGCGGTGCGCCCGTCAGCGCTTCCACCATCGAAGCGATGATGGGCACCATCATCCACCGCGGCCCCGACGATGCCGGCCAGCATTTGGACGGGAATCTCGGCCTGGGTTTCCGCCGCCTGGCGATCATCGATCTGTCACCCGCCGGCCACCAACCGATGTTCGACCAAGCCCAGACGGTGTGGGTGGTCTTCAACGGGGAGATCTACAACTATCAGCAGCTCCGGCGGGAGTTGCAGGGGCACGGCCACGTGTTTCGTTCCAACTGCGACACCGAGGTGATCGTGCACGGCTACAAGCAGTGGGGTGACGCCGTGCTGAACCGCTTCAACGGCATGTTCGGCCTCGCCATCTGGGACGTGAAAAAGCGCCGGCTGCTGTTGGCGCGCGATCCGATGGGCATCAAGCCGGTCTACTACGCAATCCACAACGGATCGCTGGCCTTTGGTTCGGAGATCCGGCCGGTCCGCATTGCTCTCGGCGAGCCGCCGGGCATTGATCCCGAGGCCGTCGCTCTTTTTCTGCGCTATCGCTACACGCCCGCCCCGCGCACGATATTCAAGGGCATCCACAAGCTCGCCGCGGGTGAAAAACTCGTTGCCGAAAACGGGCAGGTGCACGTCTCGCGCTACTACCAGTTCGCTCCGGTGCCATTCGCCCCGCAGCCCCGCCCGGAGGAGGCGGCGGAGAAATTGATCGAGCTCTACAAGGCGGCCATGAAGCGGCATCTCATCAGCGACGTTCCGCTCGGACTGCTGCTCAGCGGCGGCCTGGATTCGGGCCTGTTGCTCGCGCTGATGAGCTTCTATGGCCGCGACTGGCACACATTCAGCGTCGGGTATGGATCCTCGTTCGCCGATGATGAGCTCGAGGATGCCGCTAAAACGGCCCGGACCTACGGGGCCAAGCACAATACGGTTCGCCTCACCCGGGAAACGTTTGAAGACGTCCTGCCCCGCGTCGTGAACGTCCTCGAAGAACCGGTCGCCTCGTCGTCGATCGTGCCGATGTACTTCGTCTGCCAGCGGGCCCGTGAAAACGTGAAGGTGGCGCTCATCGGCCAGGGGCCGGATGAGCTGTTCGGCGGATACACCCGACACCTTGGCGTGCACTATGGCGCCACCTGGCGCGCGCTGCCCGGCTGGTTGCAGACACCCAGTGCCGCACTCGCGCGCGCCCTCCCGCGGAACGATACGGTCAAGCGTGGGCTTTACTCGCTGCACGAGCCCGACCGGCTTCGTCGTTTTCAGCAGGTATTCTCCCTCGTATCGGACAACGCGATGCAGGGGCTTTTTCGCCCCGAGCTGATCGCCGATGGCGAAGCCACCGTGGCCGCCCGCTGCTGGGAGGAATACCGGCCGGCCTTCGAGAACCTGGACGACCTGAACGCCTTTCAGTTACTCGAGCTGCGCTCGTCGCTACCGGACGAACTGCTCATGTATGGCGACAAGCTGTCCATGGCGCACGCCCTCGAGGTTCGCGTACCCTACCTCGATCGCGAAGTGGCCGAGCACGTCCAGCAATTGGGCGCGTCCTTCAAGGTGCGTCATGGCGTTCGCAAGTGGCTTCATCGCGAAGTGAGCAAGCGGCTGTTGTCGTCGGAAATCGTCCATCGCAAGAAGCGCGGATTTGCAGTGAATGTGGTCGATGGGTGGCTCCGCCAATCCCTCGACGGACGGATCCGGCAATACCTGGCCGATCCGCAGTCACAGGTCTACCGGTTCTTGGAGCCGGCTGCGGTGCAATCCATGCTGCGTGACCACGCGGCGGGCCGGGCCGACCACCACAAGATATTATTCAGTGTCGTCCTGCTGGAGCAATGGATCCGCATCGCCCGCGAACGCGACGTAAACATCCTCTGCATCAACAGGCGCAACGCCTTAAACGAGTCTCCAAGCGGGGTGGCAGCGAGTAGCTCCCCAGCGAGCACCTAG
- a CDS encoding glycosyltransferase, producing the protein MMVLHVTGAYPTKQNPSEGVFIRTQVESLAKLGIDVDVCLLKGTGIGKYIKGIAEVRKAVRSREYDIVHAHYMYSGWTARLATALPLVVSFMGNDVYGDCSEWGEYRSSNRVLHGLFSRLLSYATAHNIAKSAGLAKYLRAKTTSIISNGVDLDIFYPRTVAKREVGLKEDERHVLFAGRPSAGGYKRYPLAEAAFELVRKSNPSAKLVTLDKRPQQEVARFLNAVDCLLLTSAHEGSPNIVKEALACNLPIVSVDVGDVAERIGEFEGCYIVPDEPAFIAEAVAKVLVRGKRLSGAYAAVDEISLAKIGRRIQSLYEHVLS; encoded by the coding sequence ATGATGGTTCTGCATGTGACGGGCGCATACCCTACTAAACAGAATCCGTCTGAGGGAGTTTTCATCCGCACTCAGGTGGAGTCGCTGGCGAAGCTTGGGATTGATGTCGATGTTTGCCTGCTCAAGGGCACTGGCATTGGCAAATATATCAAGGGCATTGCTGAAGTGCGGAAGGCTGTGCGCTCGCGGGAGTACGATATCGTTCACGCGCACTATATGTACTCAGGCTGGACTGCCAGATTAGCTACTGCCCTGCCACTCGTTGTGTCTTTTATGGGCAACGACGTATATGGAGATTGCAGCGAGTGGGGAGAGTATCGATCCTCCAATCGAGTGTTGCACGGACTATTCTCCCGTTTATTGTCGTACGCGACGGCTCACAATATTGCGAAGAGTGCCGGTCTTGCAAAGTATCTCCGCGCCAAAACAACGTCGATTATCTCCAATGGAGTGGATCTTGATATCTTCTATCCCAGGACGGTCGCTAAGCGCGAAGTGGGTCTGAAGGAAGACGAGCGGCACGTTCTATTTGCAGGCAGGCCCTCAGCAGGGGGTTATAAGAGATATCCGCTCGCCGAAGCCGCTTTTGAGTTGGTTCGAAAGTCAAATCCATCTGCCAAATTGGTCACTCTTGATAAGAGACCTCAACAGGAAGTCGCGCGATTCCTGAACGCCGTCGATTGTTTGCTGCTTACATCCGCCCATGAGGGTTCTCCGAACATTGTCAAAGAAGCTCTTGCCTGCAATCTGCCGATTGTTTCCGTCGATGTTGGCGACGTGGCCGAGCGAATTGGAGAGTTCGAAGGATGTTACATCGTGCCTGACGAACCGGCATTTATCGCGGAAGCTGTCGCGAAGGTACTGGTCCGTGGAAAGCGTCTTTCCGGCGCTTATGCCGCGGTCGATGAAATTTCGCTCGCGAAGATCGGCAGGCGAATACAATCTTTGTACGAGCACGTTCTCTCCTGA
- a CDS encoding glycosyltransferase → MLNSSRPAIRVLHITDTLGSGGKERQLIELLRGFNKIDGFVNELVVLSDTIHYDEVGTLGIKIHIFRRSRKWDFRIFEKLYGVAKRYRPNIIYSWESMCSVYASPIALLFGSALINGMIRYAPLVLNLKDQAYRRLLLTAPFSTVILANSLAGLRAFRVDGQKGLCIHNGFNFNRISDLPDVNAVKRSLEIRTSHVVGMIARFHRQKDYSTFFKAAKLLCSERKDITFVAVGEGPDLESFRERLKSDSQANIRILGVSKRVEEIVKTFSVGVLVTDTRYHGEGIANAILEYMALEKPVIATDAAGNREIVKDGENGFLIPFGDENALALRIREIVDRPDVGSAFGRAGRALVEQKFGIEQMVQKHVELFRRLASGNRAL, encoded by the coding sequence ATGCTGAATTCGTCAAGGCCTGCGATCAGGGTCCTGCATATAACCGACACGTTGGGCTCCGGGGGGAAGGAGCGACAACTGATTGAATTGTTGCGCGGGTTCAACAAAATAGATGGGTTCGTTAACGAGCTGGTCGTTCTTTCAGATACCATCCACTACGATGAGGTTGGGACACTGGGAATAAAGATACACATCTTCAGAAGAAGCCGAAAATGGGATTTCCGTATTTTCGAAAAGCTGTATGGCGTGGCGAAACGCTACCGGCCGAATATAATATACTCCTGGGAGTCGATGTGCTCGGTGTATGCGTCACCAATTGCGTTGTTATTCGGATCGGCTTTGATCAATGGGATGATACGATACGCACCGCTCGTTTTGAATTTGAAAGATCAAGCGTACCGACGTTTACTTCTGACAGCTCCATTTTCAACGGTAATCTTGGCGAACTCATTGGCGGGACTTAGAGCCTTTAGAGTTGATGGACAAAAAGGTCTTTGCATACACAACGGTTTCAATTTTAACAGAATAAGCGATCTTCCTGACGTCAACGCAGTCAAGCGTTCGTTGGAGATAAGAACCAGCCATGTGGTCGGTATGATCGCGAGATTCCATCGACAGAAGGATTACAGTACGTTCTTTAAAGCGGCAAAATTGCTGTGCAGCGAGCGGAAGGACATTACATTCGTTGCTGTCGGTGAGGGACCGGATCTGGAAAGCTTCAGGGAGCGTCTGAAGAGCGACAGTCAGGCGAATATACGCATTCTAGGAGTCAGCAAACGGGTCGAAGAAATCGTCAAAACGTTTTCCGTCGGAGTCTTGGTAACGGACACAAGATACCACGGAGAGGGAATAGCTAATGCAATTCTGGAGTACATGGCGCTGGAAAAGCCGGTCATAGCCACAGACGCAGCTGGCAATCGCGAAATCGTCAAGGACGGGGAGAATGGATTCCTAATTCCATTCGGAGATGAAAATGCACTGGCGTTGCGGATAAGGGAAATTGTCGACCGTCCTGACGTTGGAAGCGCGTTCGGTCGGGCAGGACGGGCGCTCGTGGAGCAGAAGTTCGGGATTGAGCAAATGGTGCAGAAGCACGTAGAACTCTTTCGGCGATTGGCAAGTGGGAATAGAGCGCTTTGA
- a CDS encoding DegT/DnrJ/EryC1/StrS family aminotransferase encodes MHIPFVDLKAQYETLKDEVAEAIRGVLDSAQYIGGEALASFERDFAAYCQVRHARGVANGTDAIHLALRALGIGHGDDVITTAHTFIATAAAILATGARPVLVDIDPDTYTIDPKMIERALTDRTRAIIAVHLFGQPADMGPINDIARRRGLYVLEDAAQAHGAEYQGVRTGALGDIACFSFYPAKNLGAYGDGGAVTTNSAAIAERIERLRDHGRTTHYSHAEVGFNSRLDALQAAVLQIKLRRLDEWNTNRRRAAEWYAAELAESGIKTPFVRKGSTHVYHLYVIDTNDRDAMRNELEEAGVATGIHYPLPLHLQPALVHLGYRQGDLPCCETLAARSLSLPMFPELTRDQVLRIAAIARAAAERDSHEKLQPKSMFSPAALRADGGSAWR; translated from the coding sequence ATGCACATTCCGTTTGTCGATCTCAAAGCGCAATATGAGACGCTGAAAGATGAGGTGGCCGAAGCAATTCGGGGCGTTCTCGACTCCGCGCAGTACATAGGCGGCGAGGCGCTTGCCTCGTTCGAAAGAGATTTCGCCGCGTATTGCCAGGTGCGCCATGCGCGCGGTGTGGCGAACGGAACGGACGCGATTCATCTGGCGCTGCGGGCCTTGGGTATTGGTCACGGTGACGACGTGATTACAACCGCCCACACCTTCATTGCCACCGCTGCCGCGATCTTGGCGACGGGAGCGCGGCCCGTGTTGGTCGATATCGATCCGGACACTTACACGATCGATCCCAAAATGATCGAGCGCGCCTTGACGGATCGTACAAGAGCGATCATCGCAGTCCACCTCTTCGGGCAGCCGGCTGACATGGGTCCAATCAATGACATCGCACGGCGGCGCGGACTCTATGTACTAGAAGACGCGGCCCAGGCGCACGGGGCGGAATATCAGGGGGTCCGAACCGGCGCGCTCGGCGATATCGCATGTTTCTCGTTTTATCCGGCGAAGAACCTTGGGGCTTATGGCGACGGCGGAGCGGTCACCACCAACAGTGCCGCGATCGCCGAGCGGATCGAACGACTGCGCGACCACGGTCGAACCACCCATTACAGCCACGCCGAGGTCGGGTTCAACAGCCGGCTCGACGCTCTCCAGGCGGCGGTCCTGCAGATCAAGCTCCGGCGCCTGGATGAATGGAACACCAATCGGCGGCGCGCCGCGGAGTGGTACGCCGCGGAGTTGGCGGAGTCGGGGATCAAGACGCCGTTCGTTCGAAAGGGGTCGACGCACGTCTACCACTTGTATGTGATCGACACGAACGACCGTGACGCAATGCGGAATGAGCTCGAAGAGGCCGGCGTGGCGACCGGGATCCACTATCCGTTGCCCCTCCACCTGCAGCCTGCTCTCGTCCATCTCGGTTACAGGCAGGGCGACTTGCCGTGCTGCGAAACGTTGGCCGCGCGATCATTGTCCCTGCCCATGTTCCCGGAGCTCACACGCGACCAGGTGCTCCGCATCGCCGCGATTGCACGCGCTGCGGCTGAGCGGGACAGTCACGAGAAATTGCAGCCGAAGTCAATGTTTTCGCCCGCCGCGCTTCGCGCGGATGGCGGGAGCGCGTGGCGATGA
- a CDS encoding sugar transferase: protein MLSHEATRRKATPREFGKRALDVAICVLAIPMLALVSTAVWIAIHLDSPGPALFRQRRIGRDEKPFTCFKFRTLRHNADDNVHREAIRRAWANEPLSNDPAAPYKLTDDPRVTRVGRWLRRTSLDELPQFLNVLRGEMSIVGPRPAIPYELEYFSDWHHTRHIVKPGITGLCQVRGRGRVSPEVMLEMDVEYAMNWTLWTDLKLIALTFPVVLRGHGAR from the coding sequence TTGCTGTCGCATGAAGCCACGCGACGGAAGGCGACCCCGCGGGAATTCGGCAAACGGGCGCTCGACGTCGCGATCTGCGTTCTCGCGATCCCGATGCTGGCCCTCGTCTCCACGGCGGTGTGGATAGCAATCCATCTCGATAGTCCAGGACCAGCGCTATTTCGCCAACGTCGGATCGGACGAGACGAGAAGCCGTTCACCTGCTTCAAATTTAGGACACTCCGCCATAACGCCGACGACAACGTCCATCGCGAGGCGATCCGGCGGGCTTGGGCGAATGAACCCCTCTCGAACGACCCCGCCGCCCCATACAAGCTGACAGACGATCCTCGCGTGACGCGCGTGGGACGGTGGCTGCGGAGAACCAGCCTCGACGAGCTGCCCCAATTCCTCAACGTGTTGCGGGGCGAAATGAGCATCGTCGGTCCACGGCCGGCGATTCCTTATGAGCTCGAATACTTCAGTGACTGGCACCATACGCGTCACATTGTGAAGCCCGGAATAACCGGACTTTGCCAGGTGCGCGGTCGGGGTCGTGTCAGCCCGGAGGTGATGCTCGAGATGGACGTCGAATATGCAATGAACTGGACCTTATGGACCGACCTGAAGTTGATTGCCCTGACGTTTCCAGTGGTGCTGCGGGGGCACGGTGCCCGATGA
- a CDS encoding Gfo/Idh/MocA family oxidoreductase gives MANKDAENQTANRGPSLAVIGCGYWGSKHIRVGCDIRDARMVMAVDPRPDRLEYIRSQYPSVAFSRDIGAVLNNPSIDGVIVATPVHTHFELARAVLQAGKHALVEKPMAMTSAQCRELNAIAEERKRVLMVGHTFEYHPAVGVMRQMIQSGSLGELYYIDSRRLNLGLYRQDANVLWDLAPHDLSIIFCLLEEVPQTIGAWGCAHVLPNVEDVVYAKMGFKSGPTAHVHVSWLDPVKVRQITVVGSDAMLVFDDVQPSEKVRVYQKRFRPRIDGDSYADFQSAYHHGDVHIPAISSSEPLKLEILDFVNAIMTGERPRADAMHALRVVEALEAASACLRLKHKHRSNGKDQRIFRRRNMPAGGPEIAVA, from the coding sequence ATGGCGAATAAGGACGCGGAAAATCAGACCGCGAACCGCGGCCCGTCGCTCGCGGTCATCGGTTGCGGTTACTGGGGTTCGAAACACATCCGTGTCGGCTGCGATATACGCGACGCAAGGATGGTGATGGCCGTCGATCCTCGCCCTGACAGATTGGAGTATATCCGTTCACAATATCCTTCTGTCGCCTTTTCGCGCGATATCGGCGCGGTACTGAATAATCCTTCTATAGACGGGGTCATTGTCGCCACCCCTGTGCACACGCACTTTGAATTGGCGCGGGCGGTGCTCCAAGCCGGAAAGCACGCGCTCGTCGAGAAGCCGATGGCCATGACGAGCGCGCAATGCCGCGAGTTGAATGCGATCGCCGAAGAGCGCAAGCGTGTGCTAATGGTCGGGCACACGTTCGAGTACCACCCGGCGGTCGGCGTTATGCGCCAGATGATCCAGAGCGGCTCTCTTGGCGAGCTCTACTACATTGATTCGCGGCGCCTGAATCTTGGTCTCTACCGGCAGGACGCCAATGTCCTTTGGGACTTGGCCCCGCACGACCTCTCGATCATCTTCTGCTTGCTGGAAGAGGTCCCTCAAACCATCGGCGCCTGGGGGTGCGCGCACGTTCTGCCCAACGTTGAGGATGTTGTTTACGCCAAGATGGGCTTCAAGAGCGGCCCGACCGCCCATGTGCATGTTTCCTGGTTGGACCCGGTTAAGGTTCGGCAGATCACTGTCGTCGGAAGCGATGCGATGCTGGTGTTCGACGACGTGCAGCCGTCCGAGAAAGTGCGCGTTTACCAGAAGCGATTCAGGCCGCGGATCGACGGCGACTCCTATGCCGACTTCCAGTCGGCCTATCATCACGGCGACGTGCATATTCCCGCGATATCCAGCAGCGAACCGCTGAAACTCGAGATACTCGACTTCGTCAACGCGATCATGACCGGGGAACGGCCACGCGCGGACGCAATGCACGCACTGCGCGTTGTCGAAGCGCTCGAGGCGGCATCGGCGTGTCTACGGCTCAAGCACAAACACCGTAGCAACGGTAAGGATCAACGGATATTTCGGCGGCGGAACATGCCGGCGGGAGGTCCCGAAATTGCTGTCGCATGA